A region from the Methanobrevibacter oralis genome encodes:
- a CDS encoding universal stress protein produces the protein MYKKILLPTDGSTFASEEVERATKLLSDDGEVIILSVASKLTATTFQSKKEIEKVNRAMYEEAEGYVNSMAELFDEDMPVTKKVIVGFPAEVICEFAEEEDIDLIIISASGKSGFHKLIIGSVAEKVLKTTQKDVLLVHGN, from the coding sequence ATGTATAAAAAAATTTTATTACCTACTGATGGTTCTACATTTGCATCTGAAGAAGTTGAAAGAGCCACAAAATTATTATCTGATGATGGCGAAGTTATAATATTATCTGTTGCATCTAAATTAACAGCTACAACATTTCAAAGCAAAAAAGAAATTGAAAAAGTTAATCGTGCAATGTACGAAGAAGCTGAAGGATATGTTAATAGCATGGCAGAATTGTTTGATGAAGATATGCCTGTTACAAAAAAAGTAATTGTTGGTTTTCCAGCTGAAGTAATCTGTGAATTTGCTGAAGAAGAAGACATTGATTTAATCATTATTTCTGCATCAGGTAAAAGTGGATTTCATAAATTGATTATTGGAAGCGTAGCCGAAAAAGTACTT